One Hevea brasiliensis isolate MT/VB/25A 57/8 chromosome 6, ASM3005281v1, whole genome shotgun sequence genomic window, TTAACAATGGTGATGGCGGAGAGTTGAATTTAAGGTGTAGCTCTTGATGAGAAATCAAAATGATTAAGAATGCGAGAATTTTTTGAAGAAAGAAGCAAGTTACACCTAAGATGAAGATTGGAGAGATTGATGATTTGAAGAGTTCAAGCTCAGCATAGAGATGTGATGATTGAAGACACCCAAAAATTTAAGGTATGTaatggttgatggattttgagtcaaggtggagattgttagaattatgactcaaaatcttaGTGAGATTTGGAgagatcttttcctaatttgagtggaaaaaatattcctcaataggagtATTTTCTTTATATAGCAGAGCTCTTATTTTAGTATTGTTCCTAAATTGAGTGTGACTTCAAATTAGattaggattgagggaattaacactataaataggagaatagtGTAAAAGGTTATTTAGCTTTTAGCTCATGGAGTGAGGAAGTCATCCATTGTAGAGAGGGGCCTAGTCAATTGCTACAGATTTGGCTCTGCCCACTGATGAGAGGCTTTTGCTCATTGCAATGAAGAGAGGCTTAAGCCTAAAATGGAGAAaaaacatagaattcaagaggaagggatttttgttcattggtgagagggctcttgcccatatagttgaaggcaccATTTGTGGTGTAGCAAtcaaaatagtaaatatattaggttatatttagaggagattgagaggattaactaatgtatttactaGGAGCAGTTTTGCATTGTgggttatgtaacacccctatttgcatagcctggtaaattttactatttcggtgaccggtgtcggtccggataattaagaggattagaaccacgcctaaaacaactagataagcactgaacacaaataattaataattttcaattagttaaatataaataagaaaaacagaacataagaagttaaacgagtcgagagtcacagcgatgggtgacctcctcaggaaagattgcgaggtcgatttaaacttgaatttcgaaccataaaatgtgacgccgcggtccttaagactattacgaacacagtggaaaagagaaaatcacgaaaaagaattgttaagccagttaaataattagatcagggattcataagaaatattaaattattttcaaaccgggtcaaaccggcgaggggcaatttggtcaattgacctcgagagctgactcctgacctaactgtcaaataaaatcggagaaaagaaaatttcagaattgggaattaaattaaagaactaatagaaaaataaataaataaaaaaagaaaaaggaaaagtaaaaagtgatgacatcatgcatgacctcatgcatgatgcaataattattataatcaaaatttatttaatttaaatttttggtcttcctaaagacataaaaaaaaagaaaagaaaaaaaaaatcaaaagtcttcatcttcctcaagttgCTGTCCAccattctctctcctctccctcaccaaaacaccatggaagcttgcactcaagcttttgaacccaccaattaaaccctaaattccctaaatttctccattagaacttgataacctaacttgagaagaagcttgaacaagaaagaaagaagaaaagaagaagggaattgaagattgaaaatcaaagtttgaggttagtgagcaaacttccatttcttagtttaatttatatgtttttggttcaagtaccttagattttaacttaaaattaaaagaaaataattgttagaGGACTAGAGAAAAAATTTGGgcggctagggtttgtgatgataatatatgaatttgattgaataaataatgtaggtaagcttgtatgagtatagaagtaatgctagtattcttgaaattagttaaatgcaacaaataggtgaattagggtttggcacctaggattttgggaggaaaaatgtgagaaattgttaaatgatatgtttgacctagtttgagctaagaaatggtcatttgtgaccaattggagtatgttagaagtgttggaaccaaatgcaaattcggattgcttagggttttgctgcaggcagtaggaccaaggtccctttcagggaccaaaaatgaaaatttacaagtctaattggtgtgaggccaattgagaatgaaaatagacacaaaattgaacatttttcatttaggaatcatgcccaaaaagtgaccaaaacctagtgaacaaattaaccaaatccggaattggcaatctgacctgtgcaaaaaataaccaaatgaacagtgtttgttcatttggccataacttgagttaggcaggtccaaatgacctgatttttgtggcattagaaaggcATGACATAATACTacagctttcatgaagaacacaaactcaaattatgtccttaatcaagtcatttagccacccaaagttggtgactaaaaactgccagaactaatttggtgtctagaaaatctgggtaagtccaatcctatagccatgattcaaatggctataacttgagctacaaaactccaaatggagtgattcaaaaaggagaataaagttaagacattaaggaacaatttctgtaaccttagccaaattctaacagcaaactgATCAATAGAACAATGTAAAATAggatacaaaaactgaaaatttataaatttgcctaaaagacttagaatttgagtaaacaaccaaaaccaacaaatttagtgaccaaaatgtgatatatgggtgaagttggaattcccatacctattaagccttagaaagtcaataaattgacttgaatagtatagtgaatgatgtccgaaaatatgtccaagagggggggtgaattggactttaaaaacaatttttggttcttgctcaaaacctttgaaaattgcagctaggttcaactaaattaactaatgtgaaaaatgaacaatatagctctattgacaagttgactcaaggttaagctatatgcaatcagtatactgatataacagactatataagcattcagtaaatatatcaaTAATCTAAATACGTTTTTAACACAGCAACCAGAGCAGTATACCAAATATTCCAACTGACAGCAAATCAAACAACATGCATATTAAATCAAATATCAGCTTTTAGCGAAAAGCGATTTAGCGATGAAAACTAATTTTCTCGATGCGGCAAGATCAACAaagatatgatatcaattttcaaatcagcaaaagcatatcaatcataaagttaaattgcataaatgtaaagagcaagggttgagaaaacgaacactgaaatttttatagtggttcggcttcaactagcctacatccactctctcaaagatcccactttgagtcttctctccactattcttctcttttgaaggcaagagacaaagccctttacaaatcttctcaccaaagcttttacaagtagcttcacacttctaccaagtgttatcccaaacacttttcacaaccaagcttcaataggtgcttgaatgacctctcacaaatgataataatgtgtttaaaactcactctcactcaatacaacagaatctataaagaagagttgagtaaataagccaatgatgagcaataaaacactttgagcactttgaatgaaagcttttatgattttgaacagtagagggactttcattaagtgcaaaatggccaaaggaaggtgtatttatagctttggaacgttttttaccgttgcagaactcatttgaacgttacagatacgaatttcaagaaaatagccgttattttgtcgttttctgcgatgttgtgcagagttgaaacagttagcatacttgagaaaatagcgaaccagttagcatactaaaataagtagcaaaccagttagcataccaggaaaacttttctgcataactttcaaaactataaaactttacaccaaatcatagtcaaatactttttaggccaataatgatatttaaaagaaaatcttttgagggattgaaaataagcatcattgacttttactcctcaattcttttcacaagtaatcctaaaaaataaaattaacttctatactatatgtaccttcaattctgattttcaatgtagccttggaaggtaacattttcttctttgatctcctttgattcgtcctgtgttatccttagaatgtcatcttttcttcagaagcacgaatccatcatgaaatccttttgtcctttttctttgagatacacaacacttaaaacaatgttagtttgattctagttgagttttggtatcatcaaaatctatgctcctttgagcttatggggtcaacaatctccccctttttgatgatgacaaaactcaattgaatcaccatgcAAATGTAaataagtgtgagtatgtgtatgaatgtatatgtgaaaataactccccctatgtttgtgcttatatcaacaattaatcacaaataactcccccttaataatttcaatgaaatattcataagcattttcttaaggagtcaagtgtgactaaagatactaactaaatatgcacaatatgcacactaatcacaaattgtatatcattcacaagttatatcaacaatatgcacaAACCATGTTATCCACAagtaatcacaaactatatcaagtatcaagattaccattcattacttttctccccctttttgtcagcatcaaaagaatatgGGAGAAATCATGCATGTCAAAAATTCAGTCTAAGTGCAGTAAATAAAACAGTCAAAACAGAAATTGATATAGCAGACTAATTTAAAGTTCAGAAAAACCAAAAGTAGCAAACTAAGTAGCAAACTATGCAGTATTTGTTAGACAAAATTCAATCAAATTGATTTATCCTTTCAGCCTAGAGCTTCTtctgattggttttggagcaGCCATTTTCAGCTTTTTGGGCTTGACAGGTTTGTCACTCAAGGTTTGAAGAATTGCAGCAGCCAATTCAGTTCCTGGTGTCAAGGGAATAATAGGCCCATTGTTAACTCGATTCTGTGATAGTACGGACTCAGCTGTAGACTATTTGCCAGTTTTAGCCTTTTTGCCAGATGGTTTACCAGTTTGCTCTTTCTGCTTACTGCTTTGTTCCTTTGGAGCTGTTTTTCCCTTTCCTTTTCCAAGAGCAACAGGAGCAGGGGTCTCTGGTTCTGCCTCAGACTCTGAGTCACTCATATCCTTCCCACTaccttctttgctgcctccattaccATTCTCATCATTAGAATCATCGTCATCTTTTTCAGCTtcagcttcttcctcttcttccttttcttcctcttcttccttttcttcttcttctgtttctttctcttcctcttcttctgtttcttcttcttcttcctcttctgtttcttcttcttcctctttttctttctcttcctccttttctttttctttctcagctTGAGAGCAGAACCGATGTGACCTTCTTGGTTTCTCGGCTTGAtggttgaaatacccaaatgaactttgattttaaacaattcttccacaatcttgtacattaacatcaaagtcccatcaactttagaatcaagagcattcataagaacagtttgaaaacTTCTAAATTTCTGTAGCTCTCCAAGTTCCATTTCAACAAATTCTCTCAAGTTGTTTACTTCCTCCAAAATACCTTCAACATTAATAGTGCCACTTGCACTATCTTTGGAACTAGCACCTTGTTCAAACCTAagctttctaccatcatcatctttttgcaaacttgtgattgggatcatattggtcctaagtttctcggtttccaaaggtatcccaaagtctctaaacagaTCATTAAGAAGATGGGTATAGGGTAGCttgtaaggtggtttccatttcatgatttgctttagcataaaataggcaagattaaattcaatttggttcacaatatgccaaattatgcaaagatcaagggtactcaaatagttgggactgccagttctaggattcaacacataaatgataaaactatgaagaattttgatgtgttgatgagcatgagtaatgctagttttatccttcacttcccctttaaacacttcaccctcaaaatcttttttgttaaatccaccaacagcaaaaacatctttgtgggagcagattttgttcccactgtttggaattcctagggctttagctaatctagctactgtcacttcataaattgtccctttcattttcaccttaaaagactcatctttgtcagaatcatcaaccctcaaatttttatagaattcttgcactaaatccacatacactcctaaatccacatacactccttcagtgtcagaacacagtttatcccatttttgatacTCAAACAAGGATTGCAAAGGAACAGAAACTTCAATAAAAGCAGGCCAGTGAATATACCTTGGCTCATGAATAGCCCTCTCCATATGTAcaactggagcttttgaagtctttttctttttggttccctTTTCTTGAACTGGCTCACTGGTTCTTTTCTTGGGTGTTTCTTTTGGTTTGCCAATTACCAGAGGAGCATCTTTTTGTGGAGGAGGTGACGCAGGAACACTTGCGTCAGTGGAGTCCGATGATGAATATGTGGGGATTTTGGCTTTCCCTTTTCCTTTGTCTCTCGCCATAACCAATCTCAGAAGCAAAATAGGCCGTAAGGACAGTGAGGACTGAGATTATAAATTCAGCGATGTGAGCAgccaatatatatttatatatataatcaatcgaAGCATATCATCATTCATTTAGCACAACAAAGCGCAATggcaaaaaaaaattagaacagaCAGCAAGAGATATTTGGGTTCTTACGAATCCATGGCaatcaatttattattatataccacattttacgaaATGTTAATGCCCAAAAAAAATAAACAACTGAGTGCTAAAACAGAACAAACAAGCGACAGCAAATCAAacagagtaaaaaaaaaataaaaaaaaattatcagcaTATTGCGAAAGCAAATAAAACAAGCATAGACAAAATGTAAAACGCGATTccattaaagttttagattttaTACCCGAATATCTTGAAGCAGAGTGCGAATCGACTTAGGCAAAAGAAAAATATCCAACAGCAAATAATTTCTTTCGGCAGATTTAGAGAAATAACGAAAACGAAAAATTCTGGGGATTTTCTATCTTGAAAcaatcgatttaatcgattcactGTCAATAGGTTTCGGGAATATTTAAGAATGATGAAGGGAGACGATGGCTTGGCAGGGTGCGACCGAAATGGGTTTGCGAGTGGAAAGAGAAATGCAGCCGTTCGGGTTCTGGGAGACGGAGCGACGGAAGGAAAAgaagttttgaattttaaaattgaaaagaCACAACTGTAGGTTTTTGCAGAAAATAGGTAGCGTGTAGCAGAGGAGAGACGGTGAGAAGATTGATGGTTCAGAAAAAAAATTGAATCCCGCGCAAATTAAAGTGTTaaaagtccattttgcccttaaatacatAAAGATGCAATACTCTAagtagaggggtatttaagtaatatgggctttaaacatgcagaataggtgctcgaaaaaaaaataatttcaaagttttagagcaatcagacctgacttccagtttgccaacgaaaaagtaggagcagtggtaaagcatttagcaaacaagaaaattagcaaacggattagtatgccactgtg contains:
- the LOC131180592 gene encoding uncharacterized protein LOC131180592; this translates as MARDKGKGKAKIPTYSSSDSTDASVPASPPPQKDAPLVIGKPKETPKKRTSEPVQEKGTKKKKTSKAPVVHMERAIHEPSKEGSGKDMSDSESEAEPETPAPVALGKGKGKTAPKEQSSKQKEQTGTELAAAILQTLSDKPVKPKKLKMAAPKPIRRSSRLKG